A genomic region of Zalophus californianus isolate mZalCal1 chromosome 11, mZalCal1.pri.v2, whole genome shotgun sequence contains the following coding sequences:
- the PCF11 gene encoding pre-mRNA cleavage complex 2 protein Pcf11 isoform X2 → MSEQTPAEAGTAGAREDACRDYQSSLEDLTFNSKPHINMLTILAEENLPFAKEIVSLIEAQTAKAPSSEKLPVMYLMDSIVKNVGREYLTAFTKNLVATFICVFEKVDENTRKSLFKLRSTWDEIFPLKKLYALDVRVNSLDPAWPIKPLPPNVNTSSIHVNPKFLNKSPEEPSTPGTVVSSPSISTPPIVPDIQKNLTQEQLIRQQLLAKQKQLLELQQKKLELELEQAKAQLAVSLSVQQETSNLGPGSAPSKLHVPQIPPMAVKPPHQVPVQPEKSRPGPSLQIQDLKGTNRDPRLNRMSQHSSHGKDQSHRKEFLMNTLNQSDTKTSKTVPSEKLNSSKQEKSKSGEKITKKELDQLDSKSKSKSKSPSPLKNKLSHTKDPKNQESESARVSDMSKRDPRLKKHLQDKTDSKDDDVKEKRKTAEKKDKDEHMKSSEHRLVGSRNKIINGIVQKQDTITEESEKQGTKPGRSSTRKRSRSRSPKSRSPIIHSPKRRDRRSPKRRQRSMSPTSTPKAGKIRQSGVKQSHMEEFTLPSREERNAKRSNKQDIRDPRRLKKTEEERPQEAANQHSMKSGTEPKENVENWQSSKSTKRWKSGWEENKSLQQGDEHSKSPHLRHRESWSSTKGILSPRAPKQQHRLSVDANLQIPKELTLASKRELLQKTSERLASGEITQDEFLVVVHQIRQLFQYQEGVREEQRSPFNDRFPLKRPRYEDSDKPFVDSPASRFAGLDTNQRLTALAEDRPLFDGPSRPSVTRDGPAKMIFEGPNKLSPRIDGPPTPGSLRFDGSPGQMGGGGPLRFEGPQGQLGGGCPLRFEGPPGPVGTPLRFEGPIGQAGGGGFRFEGSPGLRFEGSAGGLRFEGPGGQPVGGLRFEGHRGQPVGGLRFEGPHGQPVGGLRFDNPRGQPVGGLRFEGGHGPSGAAIRFDGPHGQPAGGIRFEGPLLQQGVGMRFEGPHGQSVAGLRFEGQHNQLGGNLRFEGPHGQPGVGIRFEGPLVQQGGGMRFEGPSVPGGGLRIEGPLGQGGPRFEGCHALRFDGQPGQPSLLPRFDGLHGQPGPRFERTGQPGPQRFDGPPGQQVQPRFDGVPQRFDGPQHQQASRFDIPLGLQSTRFDNHPSQRLESVSFNQTGPYNDPPGNAFNAPSQGLQFQRHEQMFDSPQGPNFNGPHGPGNQSFSNPLNRASGHYFDEKNLQSSQFGNFGNLPAPITVGNIQASQQVLTGVAQPVAFGQGQQFLPVHPQNPGTFVQNPSGALPKAYPDNHLSQVDVNELFSKLLKTGILKLSQPDSATTQVNEVAAQPPPEEEEDQNEDQDVPDLTNFTVEELKQRYDSVINRLYTGIQCYSCGMRFTTSQTDVYADHLDWHYRQNRTEKDVSRKVTHRRWYYSLTDWIEFEEIADLEERAKSQFFEKVHEEVVLKTQEAAKEKEFQSVPAGPAGAVESCEICQEQFEQYWDEEEEEWHLKNAIRVDGKIYHPSCYEDYQNTSSFDCTPSPSKTPVENPLNIMLNIVKNELQEPCESPKVKEERIDTPPACTEESIATPTEIKTENDTVESV, encoded by the exons ATGTCAGAGCAGACGCCGGCCGAGGCCGGTACTGCGGGGGCCCGGGAGGACGCCTGTCGGGATTATCAATCATCACTCGAAGACCTGACCTTCAATAGCAAACCGCACATCAATATGCTGACCATTCTAGCCGAGGAGAACCTGCCCTTCGCCAAGGAGATCGTCTCTCTCATCGAGGCCCAAACCGCCAAG gctccttcctcagagaAGCTTCCTGTTATGTACCTTATGGATTCTATCGTGAAAAACGTTGGAAGAGAGTATCTCACTGCCTTTACTAAAAATCTAGTTGcaacatttatttgtgtgtttgaaaAG GTGGATGAAAATACtagaaaaagtttatttaaattacGTTCCACATGGGATGAAATATTCCCTTTGAAGAAACTTTATGCCCTGGATGTCAGAGTCAATTCGTTAGATCCTGCTTGGCCTATTAAACCTCTGCCCCCCAATGTGAATACATCTAGCATCCATGTGAatcctaaatttttaaataaatcg CCTGAAGAGCCTTCAACACCTGGCACAGTGGTCAGTTCCCCTAGCATCTCCACTCCTCCAATTGTTCCTGATATACAAAAGAATCTTACCCAAGAACAACTAATAAGGCAGCAGTTactggcaaaacaaaaacagttgttAGAACTTCAGCAGAAAAAGCTAGAGCTTGAGCTAGAGCAAGCTAAGGCACAACTG gcAGTTTCTCTTAGTGTTCAGCAGGAGACATCCAACTTAGGTCCTGGATCTGCACCATCCAAATTACATGTTCCACAAATTCCCCCTATGGCAGTTAAACCTCCCCATCAGGTTCCTGTGCAACCTGAGAAAAGCCGTCCAGGTCCATCCTTACAAATTCAGGATTTGAAAGGAACTAATCGGGATCCCCGTCTTAATAGGATGAGTCAACATTCTTCACATGGAAAAGATCAGAGTCACAGGAAAGAATTCCTAATGAACACATTGAACCAATCTGATACTAAGACAAGTAAAACTGTACCCTCTGAAAAACTAAATTCATCCaagcaagagaaaagtaaatCAGGTGAAAAAATAACCAAGAAAGAACTTGACCAATTAGattctaaatctaaatctaaatctaaatcacCATcacctttgaaaaacaaattatccCACACAAAGGACCCGAAAAATCAAGAATCTGAAAGTGCAAGGGTGTCTGATATGAGCAAGAGAGATCCAAGGTTAAAGAAACATCTTCAGGATAAGACTGATAGCAAAGATGATGAtgtaaaagagaagagaaaaactgcagaaaaaaaggataaagatgAGCACATGAAATCATCTGAACACAGATTGGTTggaagtagaaataaaatcatcaatGGCATTGTACAAAAGCAGGATACAATAACGGAAGAATCAGAAAAACAAGGGACAAAACCAGGGAGATCAAGTACTAGAAAGCGATCAAGATCGAGATCACCCAAGTCTCGGTCACCAATTATACATTCTCCGAAGAGAAGAGATAGGCGGTCACCCAAACGAAGGCAAAGGAGTATGTCTCCAACCTCAACACCCAAAGCTGGAAAGATTCGGCAATCAGGAGTTAAGCAGTCACACATGGAAGAGTTTACTCTACCTTCCAGGGAAGAGCGGAATGCTAAGAGAAGTAATAAACAAGATATTCGAGATCCAAGGAgattaaaaaagactgaagagGAACGACCACAAGAAGCTGCAAATCAGCATTCTATGAAGTCAGGCACTGAACCAAAGGAGAATGTAGAAAATTGGCAAAGTTCCAAGTCTACCAAAAGATGGAAATCTggttgggaagaaaataaaag CTTACAACAGGGTGACGAACATAGTAAATCTCCTCATCTAAGGCATAGGGAGAGCTGGTCAAGCACTAAAGGAATCTTGTCACCTCGAGCCCCAAAGCAGCAACATCGATTAAGTGTAGATGCCAACCTTCAGATTCCTAAAGAGTTAACTCTTGCAAGCAAAAGAGAATTACTTCAAAAG ACGAGTGAACGTTTAGCATCTGGTGAAATTACACAGGATGAGTTCCTTGTTGTTGTGCATCAAATTCGACAGCTATTTCAGTATCAAGAAG gtgTACGAGAAGAGCAGAGATCACCATTCAATGATCGTTTTCCACTTAAGCGACCTAGATACGAAGATTCAGATAAACCATTTGTAGATAGCCCAGCATCAAGATTTGCCGGCCTTGATACAAATCAGCGACTTACAGCTTTAGCTGAAGATAGACCATTATTTGATGGACCTAGTAGGCCATCAGTAACAAGAGATGGCCCAGCCAAGATGATTTTTGAAGGACCTAATAAATTAAGCCCTAGAATTGATGGACCTCCTACACCAGGTTCTCTTCGGTTTGATGGGTCACCAGGACAAATGGGGGGAGGTGGCCCTTTGAGATTTGAAGGACCACAAGGTCAGTTAGGAGGTGGGTGTCCTTTGAGATTTGAAGGTCCTCCAGGACCAGTAGGGACACCTCTGCGGTTTGAGGGGCCAATTGGTCAAGCAGGAGGAGGTGGTTTTCGGTTTGAAGGTTCCCCTGGTCTGAGGTTTGAGGGATCTGCAGGTGGTTTGAGATTTGAAGGACCAGGGGGCCAGCCTGTGGGTGGTCTCAGGTTTGAGGGACATCGGGGTCAACCTGTGGGTGGTCTAAGGTTTGAGGGACCTCATGGTCAGCCTGTGGGTGGACTTAGATTTGATAATCCCCGAGGTCAGCCTGTCGGTGGACTTAGATTTGAAGGGGGTCATGGTCCATCAGGGGCTGCAATTAGGTTTGATGGACCTCATGGTCAGCCAGCAGGTGGGATCAGATTTGAGGGCCCTTTGCTACAGCAGGGAGTTGGAATGAGGTTTGAGGGCCCCCATGGTCAGTCAGTAGCTGGTTTGAGGTTTGAAGGACAACATAATCAACTTGGTGGGAACCTTAGGTTTGAGGGTCCACATGGTCAACCAGGGGTTGGGATCAGGTTTGAAGGACCGTTAGTCCAACAAGGAGGTGGAATGAGGTTTGAGGGTCCTTCTGTGCCAGGAGGTGGCCTGAGAATTGAAGGGCCTCTGGGTCAAGGTGGTCCAAGATTTGAAGGTTGTCATGCTTTAAGGTTTGATGGGCAGCCAGGTCAGCCATCACTCTTGCCAAGATTTGATGGACTGCATGGGCAGCCAGGTCCTAGATTTGAAAGAACTGGTCAGCCAGGCCCACAGAGATTTGATGGACCACCTGGACAGCAGGTACAACCAAGATTTGATGGTGTACCTCAAAGATTTGATGGTCCACAACACCAGCAAGCATCAAGGTTTGATATTCCTCTTGGTCTTCAAAGCACACGATTTGACAATCATCCTTCACAGAGGCTTGAATCAGTATCTTTCAATCAGACTGGTCCATACAATGATCCACCTGGCAATGCTTTTAATGCCCCATCCCAAGGACTACAGTTCCAAAGACATGAACAAATGTTTGATTCACCTCAAGGACCAAATTTTAATGGACCACATGGCCCTGGAAACCAGAGCTTCTCCAATCCCCTTAACAGAGCTTCTGGACACTATTTTGATGAAAAGAATCTTCAGAGTTCCCAATTTGGAAACTTCGGCAATTTACCTGCTCCAATAACAGTAGGAAATATTCAGGCATCTCAACAG GTTCTTACTGGTGTTGCTCAGCCAGTAGCATTTGGCCAAGGACAACAGTTTTTGCCAGTTCATCCACAAAATCCTGGAACATTTGTTCAGAATCCTTCAG GAGCTCTTCCTAAGGCATATCCTGATAATCATCTCAGTCAGGTGGatgtaaatgaattattttcaaaactgcTAAAAACAGGAATTCTCAAATTGTCTCAGCCTGATTCAGCTACAACAC aaGTGAATGAAGTTGCTGCTCAGCCTCCccctgaagaggaggaagatCAAAATGAAGATCAAGATGTTCCAGATCTTACtaattttacagttgaagaattGAAACA ACGTTATGATAGTGTTATAAATCGACTGTACACTGGTATTCAGTGTTACTCCTGTGGAATGAGGTTTACAACATCACAGACAGATGTATACGCAGATCACTTGGACTGGCATTATCGGCAAAATAGAACTGAAAAAGATGTTAGCAGAAAAGTCACTCATAGACGTTGGTACTACAGTTTAACG GACTGGATAGAATTTGAGGAAATAGCTGATTTAGAAGAACGTGCAAAGAGCCAGTTTTTTGAAAAGGTGCACGAAGAAGTCGTGCTCAAGACTCAGGAGGCTGCTAAAGAAAAGGAGTTCCAAAGTGTACCTGCCGGACCAGCTGGAGCAGTTGAG aGTTGTGAAATCTGTCAAGAACAGTTTGAACAATACTGggatgaagaagaggaggaatggcatttaaaaaatgctattagaGTAGATGGAAAG atTTATCATCCATCATGTTATGAAGATTATCAGAAT ACATCTTCATTTGATTGTACACCATCTCCCAGCAAGACACCAGTTGAAAACCCTTTGAACATTATGTTGAACATTGTCAAAAACGAATTGCAGGAACCCTGTGAAAGTCCCAAAGTTAAGGAAGAACGAATTGATACCCCACCAGCTTGTACAGAGGAAAGCATAGCAACACCCactgaaattaaaacagaaaatgatacaGTCGAGTcagtttaa
- the PCF11 gene encoding pre-mRNA cleavage complex 2 protein Pcf11 isoform X1: MSEQTPAEAGTAGAREDACRDYQSSLEDLTFNSKPHINMLTILAEENLPFAKEIVSLIEAQTAKAPSSEKLPVMYLMDSIVKNVGREYLTAFTKNLVATFICVFEKVDENTRKSLFKLRSTWDEIFPLKKLYALDVRVNSLDPAWPIKPLPPNVNTSSIHVNPKFLNKSPEEPSTPGTVVSSPSISTPPIVPDIQKNLTQEQLIRQQLLAKQKQLLELQQKKLELELEQAKAQLAVSLSVQQETSNLGPGSAPSKLHVPQIPPMAVKPPHQVPVQPEKSRPGPSLQIQDLKGTNRDPRLNRMSQHSSHGKDQSHRKEFLMNTLNQSDTKTSKTVPSEKLNSSKQEKSKSGEKITKKELDQLDSKSKSKSKSPSPLKNKLSHTKDPKNQESESARVSDMSKRDPRLKKHLQDKTDSKDDDVKEKRKTAEKKDKDEHMKSSEHRLVGSRNKIINGIVQKQDTITEESEKQGTKPGRSSTRKRSRSRSPKSRSPIIHSPKRRDRRSPKRRQRSMSPTSTPKAGKIRQSGVKQSHMEEFTLPSREERNAKRSNKQDIRDPRRLKKTEEERPQEAANQHSMKSGTEPKENVENWQSSKSTKRWKSGWEENKSLQQGDEHSKSPHLRHRESWSSTKGILSPRAPKQQHRLSVDANLQIPKELTLASKRELLQKTSERLASGEITQDEFLVVVHQIRQLFQYQEGKHRCNVRDSPTEENKGGLKKKPLLSDAELTYYEHKAKLKRTQVQHSFPRLDLLDPDIFDYPLTDALLSGIECEPSKSKHASRNSGAQFDRKEQFSERARRLSPISGSRTYAENLSPHEGRRRHDEQVSAKGVREEQRSPFNDRFPLKRPRYEDSDKPFVDSPASRFAGLDTNQRLTALAEDRPLFDGPSRPSVTRDGPAKMIFEGPNKLSPRIDGPPTPGSLRFDGSPGQMGGGGPLRFEGPQGQLGGGCPLRFEGPPGPVGTPLRFEGPIGQAGGGGFRFEGSPGLRFEGSAGGLRFEGPGGQPVGGLRFEGHRGQPVGGLRFEGPHGQPVGGLRFDNPRGQPVGGLRFEGGHGPSGAAIRFDGPHGQPAGGIRFEGPLLQQGVGMRFEGPHGQSVAGLRFEGQHNQLGGNLRFEGPHGQPGVGIRFEGPLVQQGGGMRFEGPSVPGGGLRIEGPLGQGGPRFEGCHALRFDGQPGQPSLLPRFDGLHGQPGPRFERTGQPGPQRFDGPPGQQVQPRFDGVPQRFDGPQHQQASRFDIPLGLQSTRFDNHPSQRLESVSFNQTGPYNDPPGNAFNAPSQGLQFQRHEQMFDSPQGPNFNGPHGPGNQSFSNPLNRASGHYFDEKNLQSSQFGNFGNLPAPITVGNIQASQQVLTGVAQPVAFGQGQQFLPVHPQNPGTFVQNPSGALPKAYPDNHLSQVDVNELFSKLLKTGILKLSQPDSATTQVNEVAAQPPPEEEEDQNEDQDVPDLTNFTVEELKQRYDSVINRLYTGIQCYSCGMRFTTSQTDVYADHLDWHYRQNRTEKDVSRKVTHRRWYYSLTDWIEFEEIADLEERAKSQFFEKVHEEVVLKTQEAAKEKEFQSVPAGPAGAVESCEICQEQFEQYWDEEEEEWHLKNAIRVDGKIYHPSCYEDYQNTSSFDCTPSPSKTPVENPLNIMLNIVKNELQEPCESPKVKEERIDTPPACTEESIATPTEIKTENDTVESV, from the exons ATGTCAGAGCAGACGCCGGCCGAGGCCGGTACTGCGGGGGCCCGGGAGGACGCCTGTCGGGATTATCAATCATCACTCGAAGACCTGACCTTCAATAGCAAACCGCACATCAATATGCTGACCATTCTAGCCGAGGAGAACCTGCCCTTCGCCAAGGAGATCGTCTCTCTCATCGAGGCCCAAACCGCCAAG gctccttcctcagagaAGCTTCCTGTTATGTACCTTATGGATTCTATCGTGAAAAACGTTGGAAGAGAGTATCTCACTGCCTTTACTAAAAATCTAGTTGcaacatttatttgtgtgtttgaaaAG GTGGATGAAAATACtagaaaaagtttatttaaattacGTTCCACATGGGATGAAATATTCCCTTTGAAGAAACTTTATGCCCTGGATGTCAGAGTCAATTCGTTAGATCCTGCTTGGCCTATTAAACCTCTGCCCCCCAATGTGAATACATCTAGCATCCATGTGAatcctaaatttttaaataaatcg CCTGAAGAGCCTTCAACACCTGGCACAGTGGTCAGTTCCCCTAGCATCTCCACTCCTCCAATTGTTCCTGATATACAAAAGAATCTTACCCAAGAACAACTAATAAGGCAGCAGTTactggcaaaacaaaaacagttgttAGAACTTCAGCAGAAAAAGCTAGAGCTTGAGCTAGAGCAAGCTAAGGCACAACTG gcAGTTTCTCTTAGTGTTCAGCAGGAGACATCCAACTTAGGTCCTGGATCTGCACCATCCAAATTACATGTTCCACAAATTCCCCCTATGGCAGTTAAACCTCCCCATCAGGTTCCTGTGCAACCTGAGAAAAGCCGTCCAGGTCCATCCTTACAAATTCAGGATTTGAAAGGAACTAATCGGGATCCCCGTCTTAATAGGATGAGTCAACATTCTTCACATGGAAAAGATCAGAGTCACAGGAAAGAATTCCTAATGAACACATTGAACCAATCTGATACTAAGACAAGTAAAACTGTACCCTCTGAAAAACTAAATTCATCCaagcaagagaaaagtaaatCAGGTGAAAAAATAACCAAGAAAGAACTTGACCAATTAGattctaaatctaaatctaaatctaaatcacCATcacctttgaaaaacaaattatccCACACAAAGGACCCGAAAAATCAAGAATCTGAAAGTGCAAGGGTGTCTGATATGAGCAAGAGAGATCCAAGGTTAAAGAAACATCTTCAGGATAAGACTGATAGCAAAGATGATGAtgtaaaagagaagagaaaaactgcagaaaaaaaggataaagatgAGCACATGAAATCATCTGAACACAGATTGGTTggaagtagaaataaaatcatcaatGGCATTGTACAAAAGCAGGATACAATAACGGAAGAATCAGAAAAACAAGGGACAAAACCAGGGAGATCAAGTACTAGAAAGCGATCAAGATCGAGATCACCCAAGTCTCGGTCACCAATTATACATTCTCCGAAGAGAAGAGATAGGCGGTCACCCAAACGAAGGCAAAGGAGTATGTCTCCAACCTCAACACCCAAAGCTGGAAAGATTCGGCAATCAGGAGTTAAGCAGTCACACATGGAAGAGTTTACTCTACCTTCCAGGGAAGAGCGGAATGCTAAGAGAAGTAATAAACAAGATATTCGAGATCCAAGGAgattaaaaaagactgaagagGAACGACCACAAGAAGCTGCAAATCAGCATTCTATGAAGTCAGGCACTGAACCAAAGGAGAATGTAGAAAATTGGCAAAGTTCCAAGTCTACCAAAAGATGGAAATCTggttgggaagaaaataaaag CTTACAACAGGGTGACGAACATAGTAAATCTCCTCATCTAAGGCATAGGGAGAGCTGGTCAAGCACTAAAGGAATCTTGTCACCTCGAGCCCCAAAGCAGCAACATCGATTAAGTGTAGATGCCAACCTTCAGATTCCTAAAGAGTTAACTCTTGCAAGCAAAAGAGAATTACTTCAAAAG ACGAGTGAACGTTTAGCATCTGGTGAAATTACACAGGATGAGTTCCTTGTTGTTGTGCATCAAATTCGACAGCTATTTCAGTATCAAGAAGGTAAACATAGATGCAATGTACGGGATAGtcctacagaagaaaataaaggtggattaaaaaagaaacctctcTTATCTGATGCTGAATTAACCTACTATGAAcataaagcaaaactgaaaagGACACAGGTTCAGCATTCATTTCCAAGACTTGATCTCTTAGATCCTGATATTTTTGACTACCCTTTGACTGATGCCTTGTTGTCTGGAATAGAATGTGAGCCATCCAAAAGTAAACATGCAAGTAGGAATAGTGGAGCACAGTTTGACAGAAAAGAACAATTTAGTGAAAGAGCAAGACGTCTTTCTCCTATATCTGGGAGTCGTACTTATGCTGAGAATCTTTCACCCCATGAGGGCCGGAGAAGACATGACGAGCAAGTCTCTGCTAAAG gtgTACGAGAAGAGCAGAGATCACCATTCAATGATCGTTTTCCACTTAAGCGACCTAGATACGAAGATTCAGATAAACCATTTGTAGATAGCCCAGCATCAAGATTTGCCGGCCTTGATACAAATCAGCGACTTACAGCTTTAGCTGAAGATAGACCATTATTTGATGGACCTAGTAGGCCATCAGTAACAAGAGATGGCCCAGCCAAGATGATTTTTGAAGGACCTAATAAATTAAGCCCTAGAATTGATGGACCTCCTACACCAGGTTCTCTTCGGTTTGATGGGTCACCAGGACAAATGGGGGGAGGTGGCCCTTTGAGATTTGAAGGACCACAAGGTCAGTTAGGAGGTGGGTGTCCTTTGAGATTTGAAGGTCCTCCAGGACCAGTAGGGACACCTCTGCGGTTTGAGGGGCCAATTGGTCAAGCAGGAGGAGGTGGTTTTCGGTTTGAAGGTTCCCCTGGTCTGAGGTTTGAGGGATCTGCAGGTGGTTTGAGATTTGAAGGACCAGGGGGCCAGCCTGTGGGTGGTCTCAGGTTTGAGGGACATCGGGGTCAACCTGTGGGTGGTCTAAGGTTTGAGGGACCTCATGGTCAGCCTGTGGGTGGACTTAGATTTGATAATCCCCGAGGTCAGCCTGTCGGTGGACTTAGATTTGAAGGGGGTCATGGTCCATCAGGGGCTGCAATTAGGTTTGATGGACCTCATGGTCAGCCAGCAGGTGGGATCAGATTTGAGGGCCCTTTGCTACAGCAGGGAGTTGGAATGAGGTTTGAGGGCCCCCATGGTCAGTCAGTAGCTGGTTTGAGGTTTGAAGGACAACATAATCAACTTGGTGGGAACCTTAGGTTTGAGGGTCCACATGGTCAACCAGGGGTTGGGATCAGGTTTGAAGGACCGTTAGTCCAACAAGGAGGTGGAATGAGGTTTGAGGGTCCTTCTGTGCCAGGAGGTGGCCTGAGAATTGAAGGGCCTCTGGGTCAAGGTGGTCCAAGATTTGAAGGTTGTCATGCTTTAAGGTTTGATGGGCAGCCAGGTCAGCCATCACTCTTGCCAAGATTTGATGGACTGCATGGGCAGCCAGGTCCTAGATTTGAAAGAACTGGTCAGCCAGGCCCACAGAGATTTGATGGACCACCTGGACAGCAGGTACAACCAAGATTTGATGGTGTACCTCAAAGATTTGATGGTCCACAACACCAGCAAGCATCAAGGTTTGATATTCCTCTTGGTCTTCAAAGCACACGATTTGACAATCATCCTTCACAGAGGCTTGAATCAGTATCTTTCAATCAGACTGGTCCATACAATGATCCACCTGGCAATGCTTTTAATGCCCCATCCCAAGGACTACAGTTCCAAAGACATGAACAAATGTTTGATTCACCTCAAGGACCAAATTTTAATGGACCACATGGCCCTGGAAACCAGAGCTTCTCCAATCCCCTTAACAGAGCTTCTGGACACTATTTTGATGAAAAGAATCTTCAGAGTTCCCAATTTGGAAACTTCGGCAATTTACCTGCTCCAATAACAGTAGGAAATATTCAGGCATCTCAACAG GTTCTTACTGGTGTTGCTCAGCCAGTAGCATTTGGCCAAGGACAACAGTTTTTGCCAGTTCATCCACAAAATCCTGGAACATTTGTTCAGAATCCTTCAG GAGCTCTTCCTAAGGCATATCCTGATAATCATCTCAGTCAGGTGGatgtaaatgaattattttcaaaactgcTAAAAACAGGAATTCTCAAATTGTCTCAGCCTGATTCAGCTACAACAC aaGTGAATGAAGTTGCTGCTCAGCCTCCccctgaagaggaggaagatCAAAATGAAGATCAAGATGTTCCAGATCTTACtaattttacagttgaagaattGAAACA ACGTTATGATAGTGTTATAAATCGACTGTACACTGGTATTCAGTGTTACTCCTGTGGAATGAGGTTTACAACATCACAGACAGATGTATACGCAGATCACTTGGACTGGCATTATCGGCAAAATAGAACTGAAAAAGATGTTAGCAGAAAAGTCACTCATAGACGTTGGTACTACAGTTTAACG GACTGGATAGAATTTGAGGAAATAGCTGATTTAGAAGAACGTGCAAAGAGCCAGTTTTTTGAAAAGGTGCACGAAGAAGTCGTGCTCAAGACTCAGGAGGCTGCTAAAGAAAAGGAGTTCCAAAGTGTACCTGCCGGACCAGCTGGAGCAGTTGAG aGTTGTGAAATCTGTCAAGAACAGTTTGAACAATACTGggatgaagaagaggaggaatggcatttaaaaaatgctattagaGTAGATGGAAAG atTTATCATCCATCATGTTATGAAGATTATCAGAAT ACATCTTCATTTGATTGTACACCATCTCCCAGCAAGACACCAGTTGAAAACCCTTTGAACATTATGTTGAACATTGTCAAAAACGAATTGCAGGAACCCTGTGAAAGTCCCAAAGTTAAGGAAGAACGAATTGATACCCCACCAGCTTGTACAGAGGAAAGCATAGCAACACCCactgaaattaaaacagaaaatgatacaGTCGAGTcagtttaa